The Altererythrobacter sp. CAU 1644 genome has a window encoding:
- a CDS encoding redoxin domain-containing protein, whose product MGHEPNREARVKWALGLAVLAVAAIALWRLGPALLPPQHLEVGIEVGERAPVEMFVRDTSGARLRISEASGENGLVLVLQRSAEWCPFCKAEIKEHKAVVKPLERRGYKLASLTYDAPEILAEFAKENAIPFELLSDRTIGFVDAAGLRDPEYPEGHYAHGVPRPAVLVLSPEGTVRAKFVTADYRQRLDSDNILELVDEAAR is encoded by the coding sequence ATGGGCCATGAGCCCAACCGCGAGGCGAGAGTGAAGTGGGCGCTGGGGCTGGCCGTCCTGGCAGTGGCCGCGATAGCTCTCTGGCGACTGGGCCCGGCCCTTCTGCCTCCACAACATCTCGAGGTCGGCATCGAGGTGGGTGAGAGAGCGCCGGTCGAGATGTTCGTGCGCGATACCAGCGGTGCCAGACTGCGGATCTCCGAAGCAAGCGGCGAGAACGGGCTGGTCCTCGTGCTCCAGCGCTCCGCCGAATGGTGTCCCTTCTGCAAGGCCGAGATCAAGGAACACAAAGCGGTGGTCAAGCCGCTCGAACGGCGCGGCTACAAGCTTGCCAGCCTCACCTACGACGCACCCGAGATCCTCGCCGAATTCGCCAAGGAGAATGCAATTCCGTTCGAGCTCCTGAGCGACCGCACGATCGGCTTTGTCGACGCCGCGGGGCTGCGCGATCCCGAGTATCCGGAGGGCCATTACGCCCACGGCGTACCGCGGCCAGCGGTGCTGGTGCTTTCGCCCGAAGGAACGGTCAGGGCGAAGTTCGTCACCGCCGACTATCGCCAGCGGCTCGATTCCGACAATATCCTCGAACTTGTCGACGAGGCCGCGCGCTAG
- a CDS encoding GGDEF domain-containing protein, producing MLRGITVVDGSVLCGLLAESADDIILKLDERGFISYASPAIDQLGLRLSELLVPPHLSDLALQSHGDALRTYFGDALAGMAPRDRIEFPAIGSERSGMADRWYSLSLRAAPEENGDRGGALGVMRSIGAGAGIERDMRAVSTIDPLTGLSNRSAFVAMLSRALAFGESGSVVVFSIDRFRAVKMRYGQARADEVLWAFAQFLRSMLGEMPSLTRLEGERFAAILPGAEPPSAMAAAQETVRTFAELSTGRGRDDLALSASAGIAAMTEEVDSVLSRAELALKVASSAGGRRVELADKLPSCLRYRRSA from the coding sequence ATGTTGAGGGGTATTACCGTCGTTGACGGTTCTGTGCTTTGCGGGTTGTTGGCAGAGAGTGCCGACGACATCATTCTGAAACTGGATGAAAGAGGCTTCATTTCCTATGCCTCGCCCGCGATCGACCAACTGGGCCTGCGCCTGTCCGAACTGCTCGTTCCACCACATCTGTCTGATCTGGCGCTGCAGTCGCATGGCGATGCGCTGAGAACCTATTTCGGCGATGCTCTCGCGGGGATGGCACCTCGTGACCGGATCGAGTTCCCGGCGATCGGGTCGGAACGATCGGGGATGGCAGACAGGTGGTATTCCCTCAGCCTCCGTGCAGCACCTGAAGAGAACGGCGATCGCGGCGGTGCCCTAGGGGTGATGCGCTCGATCGGCGCGGGCGCTGGTATCGAGCGCGACATGCGCGCCGTCTCCACCATCGACCCGCTCACCGGGTTGAGCAATCGATCGGCCTTCGTCGCGATGTTGTCCCGCGCTCTTGCATTCGGGGAGTCAGGATCGGTCGTCGTCTTCTCTATCGACCGGTTTCGGGCAGTGAAGATGCGTTATGGCCAGGCGCGGGCCGACGAGGTCCTATGGGCATTTGCCCAGTTCCTGCGCTCAATGCTGGGCGAGATGCCCAGCCTGACGCGGCTTGAGGGCGAGCGTTTCGCGGCAATACTGCCGGGCGCGGAGCCTCCATCGGCGATGGCTGCGGCCCAGGAGACCGTCCGCACCTTCGCCGAGCTTTCCACCGGGCGCGGGCGCGACGATCTTGCGCTTTCAGCCAGTGCGGGCATCGCGGCGATGACGGAGGAGGTCGACAGCGTCTTGTCGCGCGCCGAGCTTGCGCTCAAAGTGGCTTCGAGCGCCGGCGGACGCCGAGTAGAGTTGGCCGACAAACTACCTTCGTGCCTGCGTTACCGGCGTAGCGCCTGA
- a CDS encoding TonB-dependent receptor domain-containing protein codes for MKGALRASTGHAWLAFAATTGLVLASPAYAQDDQEDAESIAETETTADTANTIVVTGSRIARSAAIDGTIPITVVSSEDIMDTGQISVGDQLNQLPQLRSTFSQANSTRFIGTAGMNFLDLRGLGTERTLVLVNGRRHVSTSPGTFRWDVNNVPADLVDRVDVVTGGNSAIYGSDAIAGVVNFVLRREYDGIQLRGQMGISDEGDSASHFVSGIIGKNFGDGRGNITFAAEYAKQDALFILEREQGRDRRQFQLVQNLGAQLNPANGPIRTTGEPATGDGIPDTAFIGGLQRVSTSVGGTFTAVCPTAAATGESATAFAARRAISCSGISNPGSTNALSQFGNAFAFLPDGTLTANGCVTDFRGFGSGNCIGGLGSTLRESGMFQPELERINATMLANFEVSSAFEAFLEAQYTHIDALQESSPTFGAQTFSINNPFLTTQARNLIRSLSSPTATTFSMDRQNLDFGVRGEDHERETFRGVIGFRGDLSDNLRYEISGSYGRFESFYATSGNYIRTRFANAINAVLAPATYSGPFALNAAGQRVACSINVDANAANDDPACIPVNLFGAGQVSEESLNYFGYTSTRDQTNEQYILSGFISGDTGAFLNLPGGPVGFAVGGEYRVEDQYGAYDDATAQGLTFLNLLPEFNPPKYKIKEAFAELRLPILAGMPFAEELTVEGAARVSDYNLGTTGTVVAYNGGLIYSPVRDIRLRASYQRSVRAPSLGDLYSSPTQTFMNNFADPCGQQNINNNPFRVANCAAAGVPTTQTFTTGGVTTTEPFTNRPSSGIGAANRGNPELQEETGTSFTLGVVFQPSMLPGLTLSVDYYDIEIKDAINTLAPATVVNQCYDSSSGIDNPFCAVITRLPNGTLAGQNNVFHNGNVVVLNNPGFASLGQPFNYAKTDTKGIDADLSYRHDFGEDSNLTFRGIASYLIARDTYTDVTDPTFRNRLKSEVGDPEWRFQLSTKLKLGDISIGHQLQYIGKQIVNCCQYETFFGIDGRAPLDPDATPFPYYPERWYHDVRFEFDATEDFKFYMGVDNVTDTLPPYDMLGTEAGSLYDPTGRFFYAGVRAKFQ; via the coding sequence ATGAAGGGCGCGCTTCGCGCTTCGACCGGTCATGCCTGGCTTGCATTTGCGGCCACGACTGGTCTTGTCCTTGCATCCCCTGCCTACGCGCAGGACGATCAGGAAGATGCGGAAAGCATCGCAGAAACCGAAACCACCGCGGATACTGCCAATACCATCGTCGTTACCGGTTCGCGCATTGCGCGTTCGGCGGCGATCGACGGCACCATCCCGATTACCGTGGTGAGCAGCGAAGACATTATGGACACCGGCCAGATTTCGGTCGGCGACCAGCTCAACCAGCTGCCTCAACTCCGCTCGACTTTCAGTCAGGCGAACTCGACCCGCTTCATCGGCACCGCGGGCATGAACTTTCTCGATCTCCGTGGCCTTGGAACCGAGCGTACGCTCGTTCTCGTCAATGGGCGCCGCCACGTCTCCACTTCGCCGGGTACTTTCCGGTGGGACGTCAACAACGTTCCGGCCGACCTCGTCGACCGGGTGGATGTCGTCACCGGAGGCAACTCGGCCATTTACGGATCGGACGCGATTGCAGGCGTCGTGAACTTCGTGCTGCGGCGCGAATACGATGGAATCCAGTTGCGCGGACAGATGGGCATTTCGGACGAGGGTGACAGCGCGTCGCACTTCGTCAGCGGGATCATCGGCAAGAACTTCGGCGACGGCCGGGGCAACATCACCTTTGCCGCGGAATACGCCAAGCAGGATGCGCTCTTTATCCTGGAGCGCGAACAGGGGCGCGACCGCCGCCAGTTCCAGCTGGTTCAGAACCTCGGCGCTCAGTTGAACCCTGCCAACGGTCCGATCCGGACGACCGGCGAACCTGCGACCGGTGACGGCATACCCGACACCGCCTTCATTGGCGGGCTCCAGCGAGTCAGCACCTCGGTTGGCGGGACCTTCACCGCAGTATGCCCGACGGCTGCTGCAACCGGCGAATCCGCCACTGCATTCGCAGCCCGCCGGGCGATCTCCTGCAGCGGGATCTCAAACCCGGGCAGCACCAATGCGCTAAGCCAGTTCGGCAATGCCTTTGCCTTCCTTCCCGACGGCACCTTGACCGCCAATGGCTGTGTCACCGACTTCCGCGGCTTCGGCTCGGGCAACTGCATCGGCGGTCTCGGTTCCACCCTGCGCGAGAGCGGCATGTTCCAGCCGGAACTCGAACGGATCAATGCGACAATGCTCGCAAATTTCGAGGTATCCTCGGCCTTCGAAGCGTTCCTCGAAGCGCAATACACGCATATTGATGCACTGCAGGAAAGCTCGCCGACGTTCGGTGCTCAGACCTTCAGCATCAACAACCCGTTCCTGACGACCCAGGCGCGCAACCTCATCCGCAGCTTGAGTTCGCCGACGGCGACGACCTTCAGCATGGATCGGCAGAATCTCGATTTCGGGGTTCGCGGCGAAGATCACGAGCGCGAGACCTTCCGTGGGGTGATCGGCTTCCGGGGCGATCTGAGCGACAATCTGCGTTACGAGATTTCGGGCAGCTACGGCCGCTTCGAATCTTTCTACGCGACCTCGGGCAATTACATTCGCACCCGGTTCGCCAATGCGATCAACGCAGTCCTGGCCCCGGCCACATATTCCGGTCCGTTCGCGCTGAACGCCGCCGGCCAGCGTGTGGCTTGTTCGATCAACGTCGATGCGAACGCGGCCAATGACGATCCCGCCTGTATCCCGGTGAACCTGTTCGGCGCGGGCCAGGTGAGCGAGGAATCGCTCAATTACTTCGGCTACACGTCGACCCGCGACCAGACCAACGAGCAATACATTCTGTCGGGCTTCATCTCGGGCGACACGGGTGCGTTCTTAAACCTGCCGGGTGGCCCGGTCGGGTTTGCCGTTGGCGGCGAATACCGCGTCGAGGACCAGTACGGTGCCTATGACGATGCAACGGCGCAGGGACTGACGTTCCTGAACCTGCTGCCGGAGTTCAATCCGCCCAAGTACAAGATCAAGGAAGCCTTCGCCGAGCTTCGCCTGCCAATCCTGGCCGGCATGCCGTTCGCCGAAGAACTGACGGTGGAAGGCGCTGCCCGCGTATCCGACTACAATCTCGGCACGACCGGGACGGTGGTCGCCTACAACGGTGGCCTGATCTATTCCCCGGTCCGGGATATCCGACTGCGCGCCAGCTATCAGCGCTCGGTCCGCGCACCTTCGTTGGGCGATCTGTACTCCTCGCCCACGCAGACCTTCATGAACAATTTTGCCGATCCCTGCGGTCAGCAGAACATCAACAACAACCCGTTCCGTGTTGCGAACTGTGCGGCGGCCGGAGTTCCGACCACGCAGACCTTCACCACCGGCGGGGTGACGACGACCGAACCCTTCACCAACCGCCCGTCATCGGGCATCGGTGCAGCCAACCGCGGCAACCCGGAACTGCAGGAAGAAACCGGCACCAGCTTTACCCTGGGCGTGGTGTTCCAGCCGAGCATGCTTCCGGGCCTGACGCTGTCGGTCGACTATTACGACATCGAGATCAAGGATGCGATCAACACGCTGGCGCCGGCCACGGTCGTCAACCAGTGTTACGACAGCTCCAGCGGGATCGATAACCCGTTCTGTGCCGTCATTACCCGACTTCCGAACGGCACGCTCGCCGGGCAGAACAACGTCTTCCATAACGGCAACGTCGTTGTCCTGAACAATCCCGGATTCGCGAGCCTTGGCCAGCCTTTCAACTACGCCAAAACCGATACCAAGGGGATCGACGCCGATCTGAGCTACAGGCACGATTTCGGAGAAGATTCGAACCTGACGTTCCGCGGTATCGCGAGCTATCTGATCGCACGCGATACCTATACGGACGTTACCGATCCTACCTTCCGCAACCGGCTCAAATCGGAGGTGGGCGATCCGGAGTGGCGATTCCAACTGTCGACGAAGCTCAAGCTCGGCGACATCAGCATTGGCCATCAGTTGCAGTATATCGGGAAGCAGATCGTCAACTGCTGCCAGTACGAGACCTTCTTCGGTATTGACGGTCGCGCACCGCTCGATCCGGATGCAACGCCGTTCCCGTACTACCCGGAACGCTGGTACCATGACGTGCGCTTCGAATTCGACGCGACCGAGGACTTCAAGTTCTACATGGGCGTGGACAATGTGACGGATACTCTTCCGCCATACGACATGCTCGGTACCGAAGCGGGTTCGCTCTACGATCCGACCGGTCGCTTCTTCTATGCCGGCGTTCGCGCCAAGTTCCAGTAA
- a CDS encoding protein tyrosine phosphatase family protein, with translation MGAADPSDIRNWQRRPDGITTSGKLEPGDPARLAAIGVQHVVNLALDEHPEALPGEAELLAAVGIGYTHIPVPFDAPTSEHVARLRDAIAAADGPIHVHCIMNYRVTAFMYLLDLEGGTPEPEARGRMTAVWNPPESDEPAARPWKRLILKS, from the coding sequence ATGGGCGCTGCCGACCCATCGGACATCCGCAATTGGCAGCGCAGGCCGGACGGGATCACCACTTCGGGGAAACTGGAGCCGGGCGATCCCGCGCGGTTGGCCGCGATCGGCGTACAGCATGTGGTGAACCTCGCTCTTGATGAGCATCCCGAGGCGCTGCCGGGAGAGGCCGAACTGCTGGCAGCGGTCGGCATCGGCTACACCCATATCCCGGTCCCGTTCGACGCGCCGACGAGCGAGCATGTCGCTCGGTTGCGAGACGCGATCGCAGCGGCCGACGGCCCAATCCACGTCCATTGCATCATGAACTATCGCGTTACCGCCTTCATGTATTTGCTCGACCTGGAGGGCGGCACTCCCGAGCCGGAGGCACGCGGGCGTATGACCGCTGTATGGAACCCGCCCGAAAGTGACGAACCTGCCGCCCGCCCGTGGAAACGATTGATTTTAAAGAGTTAA
- a CDS encoding helix-turn-helix domain-containing protein — translation MALKAHLDTTFSTTDDNRGSDRRSLLLATSGSLPSGKDANVTVHNISQSGMLLETSLPLAEGSSILVDLPEAGEVEAKVVWGSGILFGCRFEGELNPAALSAAQLRASAPLPPGVGQSAVGRRLTGEVFGKRIEQMRKRRGLTLAEVAEVLGVSKPTVWAWEKGKARPVAERLPALAQVLGIDEAELVSFREPPGISELLDTSRERIAESYGTTPDKVRIMIEL, via the coding sequence ATGGCGCTGAAAGCGCATCTCGACACGACATTTTCGACGACGGACGACAATCGCGGCAGTGATCGGCGGAGCCTGTTGCTTGCAACAAGCGGCTCGCTGCCGTCGGGCAAGGATGCCAATGTGACGGTGCACAACATCTCGCAATCAGGGATGCTGCTCGAAACGAGCCTCCCGCTAGCCGAGGGTTCCAGCATCCTGGTAGATCTTCCCGAAGCCGGCGAGGTCGAAGCGAAGGTCGTGTGGGGCAGCGGAATCCTGTTCGGGTGTCGTTTCGAAGGCGAACTCAATCCGGCTGCGCTTAGTGCGGCGCAACTCCGTGCGTCCGCACCGCTACCTCCCGGGGTCGGGCAGAGCGCTGTCGGTCGCCGATTGACAGGCGAGGTGTTCGGCAAGCGGATCGAGCAGATGCGCAAGAGACGCGGCCTCACTCTGGCAGAAGTGGCCGAGGTTCTGGGGGTCAGCAAGCCGACCGTCTGGGCATGGGAAAAGGGCAAGGCGCGTCCGGTGGCCGAACGCCTTCCCGCGCTCGCGCAAGTCCTGGGCATTGACGAAGCCGAACTGGTTAGTTTCCGTGAGCCGCCAGGCATAAGCGAACTCCTCGATACGAGCCGCGAACGCATCGCCGAGAGTTATGGGACTACTCCCGACAAGGTTCGCATAATGATCGAGCTATAA
- a CDS encoding alkaline phosphatase PhoX, with translation MQINRREVIWGSAATLVAFGALSTGMSASGHSANAGLQLMPDPRGLLDLPEGFSYRLLSQTGQPMSDGFLTPGRPDGMACFPHPTEGGQVILVRNHEIFADVNDGKPFGANGEMLSRVSPAKIYDARRPDDPFYGGTTNLVIDTASGEIVRDNLSLLGTVGNCAGGATPWGSWLTCEEQMLKPGEDGAQQAHGFVFEVPATAVGLVDPVPLKAMGRFAHEAASVDPGSGIVYLTEDSLTGLFYRFIPYSPGQLAKGGRLQALGIIGWDSADTRNWARDWSTASARSIALGESFAIRWIDLEDVEAPEADLAARGFAAGAAMFCRGEGMAYGARSESDKAHFFNCTQGGRDRSGQVWRYEPGAGEGTSAEQPGKLTLIYESPGADTLDMCDNLAVAPWGDLILCEDGRGDNYLRALTPKGQIYDLARNAHGGRAEFCGACFSPDGRTMFVNVQEPGFTFAITGPWDSLRS, from the coding sequence GTGCAGATAAACCGCCGGGAAGTGATCTGGGGCAGTGCAGCGACACTCGTCGCCTTTGGCGCGCTGTCTACAGGCATGTCTGCCAGCGGCCATAGCGCCAATGCCGGTTTGCAGCTGATGCCGGATCCACGAGGACTGCTCGACCTTCCGGAAGGATTTTCGTACCGCCTCCTGAGCCAGACCGGTCAGCCGATGAGCGATGGCTTCCTGACTCCCGGCAGACCCGATGGCATGGCCTGTTTCCCTCATCCAACGGAAGGGGGGCAAGTCATCCTCGTCCGCAATCACGAGATCTTTGCCGACGTGAACGATGGCAAGCCCTTCGGCGCGAATGGTGAAATGCTGTCACGGGTCTCGCCAGCAAAGATCTACGACGCGCGCCGTCCCGACGATCCGTTCTACGGCGGGACCACCAACCTTGTGATCGACACTGCCAGTGGTGAAATCGTTCGCGACAATCTGTCCTTGCTCGGCACGGTCGGAAACTGTGCCGGCGGGGCGACGCCGTGGGGCAGTTGGCTGACCTGCGAAGAGCAGATGCTCAAGCCAGGCGAAGATGGTGCGCAGCAAGCCCACGGCTTCGTTTTCGAGGTTCCCGCAACGGCGGTCGGGCTGGTCGATCCGGTGCCACTGAAAGCGATGGGGCGCTTCGCCCACGAGGCGGCCTCTGTCGATCCGGGAAGCGGCATCGTCTATCTGACCGAAGACAGTCTCACGGGTCTCTTCTACCGATTTATCCCGTACTCTCCGGGCCAGCTTGCCAAGGGCGGCCGGTTGCAGGCCCTGGGAATTATTGGCTGGGATAGCGCTGATACCCGCAACTGGGCGAGAGACTGGAGCACTGCGAGCGCGCGATCGATTGCGCTCGGGGAAAGTTTCGCGATCCGGTGGATCGATCTCGAGGATGTCGAGGCTCCCGAAGCCGATCTTGCCGCACGGGGGTTTGCCGCTGGCGCCGCCATGTTCTGCCGCGGCGAAGGTATGGCCTATGGCGCGCGAAGCGAAAGCGACAAGGCGCACTTCTTCAACTGCACGCAAGGCGGTCGCGACCGGTCGGGTCAGGTCTGGCGCTACGAGCCTGGCGCGGGCGAGGGCACGTCCGCCGAACAGCCAGGCAAGCTCACGCTGATCTATGAGAGCCCGGGCGCCGACACGCTCGATATGTGTGACAATCTGGCGGTCGCGCCGTGGGGGGACCTGATCCTGTGCGAGGACGGCCGCGGCGATAACTATCTGCGCGCGCTGACGCCCAAGGGGCAGATCTACGACCTGGCACGCAATGCGCATGGTGGACGGGCCGAGTTTTGCGGCGCGTGCTTTTCGCCTGATGGCCGGACAATGTTCGTCAATGTGCAGGAGCCTGGATTCACTTTCGCAATCACCGGCCCGTGGGACAGCCTGCGTAGCTAG
- a CDS encoding NAD(P)H-dependent flavin oxidoreductase, producing the protein MTTYSKTSRLMQRGTDFLGCDYAILCGAMSWVSERNLVSAISNAGGFGVIACGAMTPELLDTEIAETKKLTSKPFGVNLITMHPQLFELIEVCRKHAVGHVVLAGGIPPKGSVEAIKGESGTNAKVICFAPTLALAKKLLRSGADALVIEGMEAGGHIGPVSTSVLAQEMLPELAEEHLIFVAGGIGKGQAIAGYLEMGAAGVQLGTRFACASESIAHPDFKKAFFRASARDAIASVQVDPRLPVIPVRALKNKGTEEFTAKQIEVAGMLDRDEVAMDEAQLRIEHYWAGALRRAVIDGDVEGGSLMAGQSVGMVKSEEPVADIIQTLMAESEEALTRR; encoded by the coding sequence ATGACTACCTACAGCAAGACTTCGCGCCTGATGCAGCGCGGTACGGACTTTCTCGGCTGCGACTACGCCATTTTGTGCGGCGCGATGAGCTGGGTGTCGGAGCGCAACCTCGTTTCCGCCATTTCGAATGCGGGTGGTTTCGGTGTGATCGCATGCGGGGCGATGACGCCCGAATTGCTCGACACGGAAATCGCCGAAACGAAGAAGCTGACTTCCAAGCCATTCGGTGTGAACCTGATCACCATGCACCCGCAGCTGTTCGAGCTGATCGAGGTTTGCCGCAAGCATGCCGTCGGCCACGTCGTATTAGCGGGCGGAATACCGCCCAAGGGTAGCGTCGAGGCGATCAAGGGCGAAAGCGGCACGAACGCGAAGGTGATCTGCTTTGCGCCGACGCTCGCTCTTGCGAAGAAGTTGCTGCGTTCGGGCGCAGACGCCCTCGTGATCGAAGGAATGGAAGCAGGCGGCCACATCGGCCCGGTTTCAACCAGCGTCCTGGCGCAGGAAATGCTGCCCGAACTGGCTGAGGAGCACCTGATCTTCGTCGCTGGGGGTATTGGCAAGGGCCAAGCGATCGCCGGTTACCTCGAGATGGGGGCGGCAGGCGTCCAGCTCGGCACGCGCTTTGCCTGCGCAAGCGAGAGCATCGCGCATCCCGACTTCAAGAAGGCTTTCTTCCGCGCCTCGGCTCGCGACGCGATCGCCAGCGTCCAGGTCGATCCGCGCCTGCCGGTAATTCCGGTACGTGCACTCAAGAACAAGGGTACCGAGGAATTCACCGCCAAGCAGATCGAGGTCGCCGGCATGCTTGACCGCGATGAAGTGGCGATGGACGAGGCACAGCTGCGGATCGAGCACTATTGGGCGGGAGCGCTGCGCCGCGCGGTCATCGATGGCGATGTCGAGGGCGGCTCGCTGATGGCAGGACAGTCGGTTGGAATGGTCAAGTCGGAAGAGCCGGTCGCCGATATTATCCAGACGCTGATGGCGGAAAGCGAAGAAGCGCTGACCCGGCGATAA
- a CDS encoding dienelactone hydrolase family protein → MCDERDFAEWDRKIAAGSLSRREFGALSGVAAITACSGDISANGTTVAGQSLTESRVLIDTEDGEMDAFFVHPASGKHPGVILWPDIASLRESKRSIAQRLAGKGYAVLVANPYYRDVPSDQFESSVAFRQSGGFEMVKPWRDKLSSRAIMRDADALVGWLDGQEAVDKARGIGTQGYCMGGPFTAYTAHARPDRVKAAASFHGGGLVRDDEDSPHRILEPGTSYLIAIAQNDDARAPDEKSELRQAADAAGVSAEIEVYAGDHGWTVPDNPAYVEGPAEKAWARLLALYEGAL, encoded by the coding sequence ATGTGCGATGAACGCGATTTTGCCGAATGGGACAGGAAGATCGCTGCAGGCAGCTTGAGCAGGCGCGAGTTTGGCGCGCTGTCGGGTGTCGCGGCGATCACCGCCTGTTCGGGAGACATATCGGCCAACGGTACAACGGTTGCCGGGCAATCCCTGACAGAAAGCCGTGTGCTGATCGATACCGAGGATGGCGAGATGGATGCGTTCTTTGTCCACCCGGCCAGCGGCAAGCATCCGGGGGTTATCCTTTGGCCTGACATCGCATCGCTGCGAGAATCGAAGCGCAGCATAGCGCAGCGACTTGCAGGTAAGGGTTACGCGGTCCTCGTCGCCAATCCCTATTACCGCGACGTGCCTAGCGACCAGTTCGAAAGTTCGGTGGCGTTCCGGCAGAGCGGCGGCTTCGAGATGGTCAAGCCGTGGCGGGACAAGCTGTCGTCGCGCGCCATAATGCGCGATGCCGATGCCCTAGTGGGTTGGCTCGATGGTCAGGAAGCGGTCGACAAGGCACGCGGTATCGGTACGCAGGGCTATTGCATGGGCGGACCCTTCACCGCGTATACTGCGCATGCGCGGCCCGACAGGGTCAAGGCGGCGGCGAGCTTTCACGGCGGCGGCCTGGTGCGCGACGACGAAGACAGTCCGCACCGAATACTCGAACCTGGCACCAGCTACCTGATCGCTATTGCGCAAAACGACGACGCTCGCGCGCCTGATGAGAAGTCCGAATTGCGCCAAGCGGCCGACGCTGCGGGTGTCTCGGCAGAGATCGAGGTCTATGCGGGCGACCACGGCTGGACGGTACCCGACAATCCCGCCTACGTCGAAGGTCCGGCAGAGAAGGCATGGGCGCGGCTTCTCGCGCTTTACGAGGGCGCGCTCTAA
- a CDS encoding aspartate kinase, with protein MARIVIKFGGTSMAGTERIRRVANIVRKQQAAGHEVAVVVSAMAGETDRLVNFCREANAMYDPAEYDVVVASGEQVTSGLLALTLQSLGCKARSWLGWQLPIKTVEAHAKARIEDIEAEAVIASMQAGEIAVIPGFQGIGEDGRVTTLGRGGSDTSAVAVAAAVRADRCDIYTDVDGVYTTDPRIVAKAHKLKAVTYEEMLELASVGAKVLQTRSVGLAMKEGVRVQVLSSFIGDDAIPADDLPGTLIVSDEEMDQLVENGDMERQLVTGIAHDKNEAKVILTRVPDRPGAVANIFEPLAKASINVDMIIQNVGRDKGETDVTFTVPQADLARAQALLEDKRDVIGFNRIITDSQIAKISVVGVGMKSHAGVASTMFRALSERGINIQAISTSEIKVSVMIDEDETELAVRVLHTAYGLDAKEDAA; from the coding sequence TTGGCGCGGATCGTGATTAAATTCGGCGGCACCTCGATGGCGGGGACCGAGCGGATTCGCCGCGTCGCCAATATCGTGCGCAAGCAGCAGGCCGCAGGTCATGAAGTTGCCGTGGTGGTGAGCGCCATGGCGGGCGAGACCGACCGGCTGGTCAATTTCTGCCGCGAAGCCAATGCAATGTACGATCCGGCTGAATATGACGTGGTCGTCGCCAGCGGCGAGCAAGTGACGAGCGGGCTACTCGCGCTCACCCTGCAATCGCTCGGTTGCAAGGCGCGCAGCTGGCTCGGCTGGCAGTTGCCGATCAAGACGGTCGAGGCGCATGCCAAGGCGCGGATCGAGGACATCGAAGCTGAGGCGGTGATCGCCTCGATGCAGGCGGGCGAGATCGCCGTCATTCCTGGCTTCCAGGGAATCGGCGAAGACGGCCGCGTGACTACCCTGGGGCGCGGCGGCTCGGATACATCGGCGGTTGCAGTGGCGGCGGCGGTAAGGGCCGATCGCTGCGACATCTACACCGATGTAGATGGGGTCTACACCACCGACCCGCGGATCGTCGCCAAGGCGCACAAGCTGAAGGCGGTGACCTACGAGGAAATGCTCGAGCTCGCCTCGGTCGGGGCCAAGGTGCTGCAGACCCGCTCGGTCGGCCTCGCGATGAAAGAGGGCGTGCGCGTGCAGGTGCTCTCGAGCTTCATCGGTGACGACGCCATCCCGGCCGACGATTTGCCCGGCACTCTGATCGTGTCGGACGAGGAAATGGATCAATTAGTGGAGAACGGCGACATGGAACGCCAACTCGTAACCGGCATCGCGCATGACAAGAACGAGGCCAAGGTGATCCTCACCCGCGTGCCCGACCGGCCCGGCGCGGTGGCCAATATCTTCGAGCCGCTGGCCAAGGCCAGCATCAACGTCGACATGATCATCCAGAACGTCGGCCGCGACAAGGGCGAGACTGACGTAACCTTTACCGTGCCGCAAGCCGACCTCGCGCGGGCGCAAGCGCTGCTTGAAGACAAGCGCGACGTGATCGGCTTCAACCGCATCATCACCGACAGCCAGATTGCCAAGATCAGCGTCGTCGGTGTCGGCATGAAGAGCCACGCCGGCGTCGCCAGCACTATGTTCCGCGCGCTTAGCGAGCGCGGGATCAACATCCAGGCCATCTCGACCTCCGAGATCAAGGTCAGCGTGATGATCGACGAGGACGAGACCGAACTTGCGGTGCGCGTGCTGCACACCGCCTATGGGCTCGATGCCAAGGAAGATGCCGCCTGA